The following are from one region of the Mycolicibacterium helvum genome:
- a CDS encoding DUF7065 domain-containing protein — MSKQYDDADEGTHEPATADPDWQESVFVHWYDRAAGIGGVNRIGHEPNRPGGGCSALQCFVATSDGVRFRRNDFQLPLVNASTPRGFRAGGSQWHVDGGAPRLVIDEPGCSVDLVMDRFYGLTDFFPPSSSMAQDFAKDHYETSGRIRGSVRIDGRSFDVDGMYHRDHSWGLRKTMTLKSHRWISGSFGPDLSFGSILWHADDDSLVKVGYLVRDGEIMYAQDVDAITYLEPDGLTHRGGEVTWSMPDGSVIALRADVMDAVVAHLHNVYYVDSICDVRHPSDAQRWGICDFEISNNARLGTAPIARAINAALDEGITKRA, encoded by the coding sequence ATGAGCAAGCAGTATGACGATGCCGACGAGGGCACTCACGAGCCCGCTACCGCCGACCCGGACTGGCAAGAGAGCGTGTTCGTCCATTGGTACGACCGCGCCGCCGGCATCGGAGGGGTCAACAGGATCGGGCACGAGCCGAACCGTCCAGGAGGCGGGTGTTCGGCCCTGCAGTGCTTTGTGGCAACGTCAGACGGAGTTCGGTTCCGTCGCAACGACTTCCAGTTGCCACTCGTCAACGCCTCCACTCCGCGGGGGTTCCGTGCCGGCGGCTCACAGTGGCATGTCGACGGCGGAGCGCCGCGACTGGTGATCGATGAGCCGGGGTGCAGCGTCGACCTCGTGATGGACCGCTTCTACGGACTGACCGATTTCTTCCCGCCGAGCAGCAGCATGGCGCAGGACTTCGCCAAGGACCACTACGAGACCTCGGGCCGAATCCGAGGCAGCGTGCGTATCGACGGCCGCAGCTTCGACGTAGACGGCATGTATCACCGCGATCACTCCTGGGGGCTCCGCAAGACGATGACCCTCAAGAGTCACCGGTGGATTTCCGGGAGCTTCGGTCCGGACCTGTCCTTCGGGTCGATCCTGTGGCACGCCGACGACGACTCGCTGGTCAAGGTGGGATACCTGGTGCGCGATGGGGAGATTATGTACGCGCAGGACGTCGATGCGATCACCTACCTCGAGCCCGACGGATTGACCCACCGCGGCGGCGAGGTCACCTGGTCGATGCCAGATGGGAGTGTGATCGCGCTGCGTGCCGATGTCATGGATGCCGTCGTCGCTCATCTGCACAACGTGTACTACGTCGACTCGATCTGCGATGTCCGACATCCCTCAGACGCACAACGCTGGGGGATCTGCGACTTCGAGATCAGCAACAACGCCCGCCTGGGCACGGCACCGATCGCCCGAGCTATCAATGCTGCTCTCGACGAGGGAATCACGAAGCGCGCCTGA
- a CDS encoding phosphotransferase family protein: protein MALKNTVDTELAAKRLTEWLSQKVHGAQEPAVTDVRVPSAGGLSNETVMFTAAWSQGGTRTIRNLVARVQPSSPGVFPQYDLSKEARVLSALAQHSSVPVPQVRFLEQDPSIFGAPFLVMDKVDGRVPADDPPFTAAGWILDDLSPDERRRLWQQSIDTLAAIHAVDWRTAGLEFLDTADNHSGLEACMSFWRRTFAWAADGEPNPTIEAALDWLEHNKPDGATAPLVLNWGDARVGNIIYGDDRSPAAVLDWEMVELAHREQDLGWWLFIMRYYTEGIGQALPAGIPDRDETLRYYEQATGQTLGDIDYYETFAATRLSILMVRAAHMMIAAGLLPSDAPMSQSNPASNLLARLLDLPAPEGTSTSFAGNRGVSAQ, encoded by the coding sequence GTGGCCTTGAAGAACACCGTCGACACCGAACTGGCGGCCAAACGCCTCACCGAATGGTTGAGCCAGAAGGTGCACGGCGCCCAGGAGCCGGCGGTCACCGATGTCCGCGTGCCGAGCGCCGGCGGTCTGTCCAACGAGACCGTCATGTTCACCGCCGCGTGGTCCCAGGGCGGTACGCGCACCATCCGCAACCTGGTGGCTCGTGTCCAGCCGTCCAGCCCCGGCGTGTTTCCCCAGTACGACCTGAGCAAGGAAGCCCGAGTGCTCTCCGCCCTTGCCCAGCATTCGTCGGTACCAGTCCCCCAGGTCCGGTTCCTCGAGCAGGATCCATCCATCTTCGGCGCACCCTTTCTGGTCATGGACAAGGTGGACGGACGGGTGCCCGCCGACGACCCACCCTTCACCGCCGCCGGGTGGATTCTCGATGATCTGAGCCCAGACGAACGCCGGCGGCTATGGCAGCAGAGCATCGATACTCTTGCCGCCATCCACGCGGTGGACTGGCGCACCGCGGGGCTCGAATTCCTCGACACTGCAGACAATCACAGCGGTCTCGAGGCCTGCATGAGCTTCTGGAGACGAACCTTCGCATGGGCAGCAGACGGGGAGCCGAATCCCACCATCGAGGCAGCATTGGACTGGCTGGAGCACAACAAACCCGACGGCGCGACAGCGCCACTCGTACTCAACTGGGGCGATGCCCGGGTGGGCAACATCATCTATGGAGACGACCGGTCCCCTGCCGCGGTATTGGACTGGGAAATGGTGGAGTTGGCCCACCGTGAACAGGATCTCGGCTGGTGGCTGTTCATCATGCGGTACTACACGGAGGGAATCGGCCAGGCTCTGCCGGCCGGCATCCCCGACCGCGATGAAACGCTGCGCTACTACGAACAGGCGACCGGCCAAACCCTGGGCGACATCGACTACTACGAGACATTCGCGGCCACCCGCTTGTCGATCCTGATGGTTCGCGCCGCGCACATGATGATTGCGGCCGGACTCCTCCCATCGGATGCGCCGATGTCTCAGAGCAATCCAGCAAGCAACCTGCTGGCCAGGCTTCTGGACCTGCCCGCGCCTGAAGGTACGTCGACGAGTTTCGCCGGCAACCGCGGGGTGAGCGCGCAATGA
- a CDS encoding nitroreductase family deazaflavin-dependent oxidoreductase, with protein MTEHAELSPTDWVREQTEKILKQGTTDGVEILDRPVVLFTTTGAKSGKKRYVPLMRVEENGRYAMVASKGGDPAHPSWYFNVKANPTVTAQDGDKVVTLTAREVSGEEREHWWELAVAAYPPYAEYQTKTSRLIPVFVLE; from the coding sequence GTGACTGAACATGCCGAGTTGAGCCCCACCGATTGGGTGCGCGAGCAGACCGAAAAGATTCTGAAGCAGGGCACCACCGACGGGGTCGAGATCCTGGACCGTCCGGTCGTCCTGTTCACCACCACCGGAGCGAAATCCGGCAAGAAGCGCTACGTGCCGCTGATGCGGGTCGAGGAGAACGGCCGCTACGCCATGGTCGCCTCCAAGGGCGGCGACCCGGCGCACCCGTCGTGGTACTTCAACGTCAAGGCCAACCCCACCGTGACCGCCCAGGACGGCGACAAGGTCGTGACATTGACCGCTCGCGAGGTCTCTGGCGAAGAGCGGGAGCACTGGTGGGAGCTGGCCGTCGCGGCCTACCCGCCGTACGCCGAGTACCAGACCAAGACTTCGCGGTTGATCCCGGTTTTCGTCCTGGAGTAG
- a CDS encoding cysteine hydrolase — translation MTIDPKSTAVVLIEYQNDFTTYGGVLHDAVSEVMARTGMLAHTRNVVAAARSTGVVVMHAPITFAEGYGEITNHPYGILKGVVDGNAFVKGSWGAAIVEDLTPAAGDIVIEGKRGLDTFASTNLDFILRSKGISTIALAGFLTNCCVESTMRSGYENGYQVITLSDCVAATSVEEHENALKYDYPMFSRPMTADEFIGQLA, via the coding sequence ATGACCATTGATCCCAAGAGCACTGCCGTGGTGTTGATCGAATACCAGAACGACTTCACCACCTACGGTGGCGTCCTGCACGATGCGGTGTCGGAAGTGATGGCAAGGACGGGCATGCTCGCGCATACCCGCAACGTGGTGGCCGCGGCTCGCAGCACGGGGGTAGTGGTCATGCATGCCCCGATCACCTTCGCTGAGGGCTACGGCGAGATCACCAACCACCCCTATGGGATTCTGAAGGGAGTGGTCGACGGCAACGCCTTCGTCAAAGGGTCATGGGGTGCGGCGATCGTCGAGGATCTGACGCCGGCCGCCGGTGACATCGTCATCGAAGGAAAGCGCGGCCTGGACACGTTCGCCAGCACCAACTTGGACTTCATCCTGCGCAGCAAGGGCATCAGCACCATCGCGCTGGCTGGGTTCCTGACCAACTGTTGCGTGGAATCGACGATGCGCAGTGGCTACGAGAACGGTTATCAGGTCATCACATTGAGCGATTGTGTCGCGGCGACCTCGGTTGAGGAGCACGAGAACGCGCTCAAGTACGACTACCCGATGTTTTCTCGGCCGATGACCGCCGACGAGTTCATCGGGCAGCTCGCGTGA
- a CDS encoding D-2-hydroxyacid dehydrogenase family protein, with amino-acid sequence MTRVQVAVLDDYQNVALELADWATVADRADITVFNDHIFDPDELVARLAPFDVIFVMRERTPLPRSIIERLPKLKMIASTGPFNASIDMAAAEEHGIHVGTTGGTVASTVELTWALILAGARNLVAESTSVRDGGWQVSVGRELSGRVLGVLGLGRIGARVARIGEAFGMHVIAWSQNLTPETAAGAGATHVGKEELFARSDVLTVHMKLSERSTGLIGAAELALMKPTALLVNTSRGPLIDEAALVAALEAKTIRAAALDVFDTEPLPAGHRLRTLDNVIATPHIGYVADRPYRIFFSDAVAAIAQWLDRQ; translated from the coding sequence GTGACGCGCGTGCAGGTCGCAGTCCTCGATGATTACCAGAACGTCGCCCTCGAGTTGGCCGACTGGGCGACGGTGGCCGATCGTGCCGACATCACGGTCTTCAACGACCACATCTTCGACCCCGACGAACTCGTCGCACGGCTGGCTCCCTTCGACGTGATCTTCGTGATGCGTGAGCGAACCCCGCTGCCGCGCAGCATCATCGAACGACTGCCGAAGCTGAAGATGATCGCCTCCACCGGCCCGTTCAACGCCTCCATCGACATGGCGGCTGCCGAGGAACACGGTATCCACGTCGGGACCACCGGCGGCACCGTGGCGTCGACGGTGGAGCTGACCTGGGCGCTGATCCTGGCCGGGGCTCGCAATCTCGTCGCCGAAAGCACTTCGGTCCGCGACGGCGGCTGGCAGGTATCGGTGGGACGCGAACTGTCCGGGCGGGTGCTGGGCGTTCTGGGCTTGGGCCGCATCGGTGCTCGCGTCGCCCGAATTGGTGAGGCATTTGGTATGCACGTGATCGCCTGGAGCCAGAACCTGACCCCGGAGACCGCCGCCGGAGCGGGGGCGACCCACGTCGGCAAGGAGGAGCTGTTCGCCCGCTCCGATGTGCTGACCGTCCACATGAAGCTCAGCGAACGGTCCACGGGTCTGATCGGCGCTGCCGAACTGGCGTTAATGAAGCCAACTGCGCTGCTGGTCAACACCTCTCGCGGGCCGCTCATCGACGAGGCTGCCCTGGTCGCGGCCCTGGAAGCCAAGACCATTCGGGCCGCTGCGCTGGACGTCTTCGACACCGAGCCGCTTCCGGCCGGGCACCGCCTGCGCACCCTCGACAACGTGATTGCCACACCGCATATCGGTTATGTCGCCGACCGTCCCTATCGCATCTTCTTTTCCGATGCCGTCGCCGCTATCGCGCAGTGGCTTGACCGGCAGTGA